Proteins from a genomic interval of Desulfovibrio litoralis DSM 11393:
- a CDS encoding ABC transporter ATP-binding protein produces the protein MLQLKNINTFYGKIQALWDVSLQIEEGKIVSLVGANGAGKTTTLMSICGAIPINSGQILFEGKEIQTLKPDQIVRLGISQVPEGRLIFPDLTVKENLDLGAYLRNDKQGIKEDLDYLFDMFPIIGRRQNQQGGTLSGGEQQMLAISRALMARPKLLLLDEPSLGLAPIVIKQIFDIIMRVNEKGTTVFLVEQNANQALKISHYGYVIENGRIAMSASSEELLANEDIRKAYLGM, from the coding sequence ATGCTTCAACTTAAAAATATCAATACATTTTACGGAAAGATTCAAGCCTTGTGGGACGTAAGCTTACAAATTGAAGAAGGTAAAATCGTGTCATTGGTTGGTGCTAACGGAGCGGGAAAAACCACAACTTTAATGTCTATTTGTGGTGCAATTCCTATAAATTCCGGGCAAATTCTTTTTGAAGGTAAAGAAATTCAAACGCTTAAGCCAGACCAGATAGTGCGTTTAGGAATTAGTCAAGTTCCGGAAGGGCGTTTGATTTTTCCTGACCTTACTGTTAAAGAAAACCTCGACCTTGGGGCATATTTACGCAACGATAAACAGGGAATTAAAGAAGACCTTGACTATCTTTTTGATATGTTTCCGATTATCGGACGCAGGCAAAATCAACAAGGCGGAACTTTATCGGGTGGCGAACAGCAAATGCTTGCAATCTCAAGGGCGTTAATGGCACGTCCAAAGCTTTTGTTATTAGATGAACCTTCTTTGGGTTTGGCTCCGATAGTTATTAAACAAATCTTTGATATTATTATGAGAGTTAACGAAAAAGGTACAACAGTCTTTTTGGTCGAACAAAACGCCAACCAAGCTCTAAAAATTTCGCATTATGGTTATGTTATTGAAAACGGTCGTATAGCTATGTCGGCATCAAGCGAAGAATTGCTTGCCAATGAAGATATTCGTAAAGCCTATTTGGGTATGTAA
- the carB gene encoding carbamoyl-phosphate synthase large subunit — translation MPKRTDISKIMVIGSGPIVIGQGCEFDYSGTQAVKALKEEGYEVVLVNSNPATIMTDPNLADRTYIEPIDPNIVAEIIRKERPCALLPTLGGQTALNTALTLSEMGVLKECNVELLGADIDVIRRAESRELFGDCMRSIGLAMPASEIAHDMDSVRRLAATMPFPIIVRPGFTLGGAGGGIAYNSEDLEEIAARGLAASISHEILLEQSVLGWKELEIEIIRDRDDVSIVVCTIENFDPMGVHTGDSITVAPALTLSEKEVDKLISTSKDIMRAVGMKGGGANIQYAMHQTTGELVVIEMNPRVSRSSALASKATGVPIARISAKLAVGYTLSEIPGAKFGETMADYKADIDYIVAKIPRFAFEKFPGAKDELTTAMKSVGEIMSIGKSFQEAMQKGLRSLEVKATGFSNIFKTKLPEKEEILAKLRVPNSQRIFYLRLAMLSGMSIQELYEITSITPWFLEQLKELLVFEQKLEGFALANSMTSDNEELGVLFKRAKELGFSDAQLSEIWKRPEADIRSLRKAFNILPSYYPVRTYAGKIDEKNTVGTPYFYSSYVGKERPVLSDQKKVIILGGGPNRIGQGIEFDYCCCHASFVLKELGVCSIMVNSNPETVSTDFDSSDRLYFEPLTFEDVMNIIEFENPYGVVVQFGGQTPLNLAVPLFRAGVNILGSSPDAIDRAEDRERFVALITKLGLRQPASGTAFSFKEAALIAEKIGYPVVVRPSYVLGGRAMMVVYDEAELNAYFVETVGQVKPEHPILIDHFLESAIEVDVDALSNGKETYVAGIMEHIEEAGIHSGDSACVLPPHTLTSSIVDELAAQAKLLAEELRVVGMMNVQFAIKDGQIYILEVNPRASRTVPFVSKASDVPLAGLAMRVMLGKSLAELKSSLQPKKSFVSVKEAVFPFGRFPGVDIILGPEMRSTGEVMGIAQGFEEAYIKALLGAGLKLPEKGRVFISVNDRDKAFVLDVAKLYAELGYELLATSGTVKVFENAGIPCTKVLKVYEGRPNIVDRIKNNEVALVINTASGKSTVQDSKAIRQTTILYGVPYFTTLSGAKTAALGLRFVKKHGLNIKSIQEYHKI, via the coding sequence ATGCCAAAGCGTACGGATATTTCAAAAATTATGGTAATCGGTTCAGGACCTATTGTCATCGGACAAGGGTGTGAATTTGACTATTCGGGAACTCAAGCGGTTAAAGCCCTAAAAGAAGAAGGGTATGAGGTTGTTTTAGTTAACTCAAATCCGGCAACAATTATGACGGATCCAAACCTCGCTGATCGTACTTATATTGAACCTATTGACCCCAATATAGTAGCGGAAATTATCCGCAAAGAACGTCCCTGTGCCTTACTGCCGACTTTAGGTGGACAAACGGCGTTAAACACAGCCCTGACTTTATCCGAGATGGGCGTATTAAAAGAGTGTAACGTTGAGCTGCTTGGGGCTGATATTGATGTAATTCGCCGTGCCGAAAGCCGTGAACTTTTTGGCGATTGTATGCGTTCTATCGGCTTAGCCATGCCGGCAAGTGAGATTGCTCACGATATGGACTCTGTACGTCGTTTAGCGGCTACGATGCCGTTTCCGATTATCGTTCGTCCGGGCTTTACCCTTGGTGGAGCAGGCGGCGGAATTGCCTATAATTCCGAAGACTTGGAAGAAATTGCGGCTCGTGGGTTAGCGGCAAGTATCAGTCATGAAATTTTGCTTGAGCAGTCTGTTTTGGGCTGGAAAGAGTTGGAAATAGAGATAATAAGAGATCGTGATGATGTTTCCATTGTGGTTTGTACTATTGAAAACTTTGACCCAATGGGCGTACATACGGGCGATTCCATTACTGTTGCCCCTGCTCTTACTTTAAGTGAAAAAGAAGTAGATAAGCTTATTTCTACTTCAAAAGATATTATGCGTGCCGTTGGAATGAAAGGCGGCGGTGCAAATATTCAATACGCCATGCACCAAACCACGGGTGAGCTTGTTGTTATTGAGATGAACCCTAGGGTTTCTCGTTCTTCTGCTCTTGCTTCTAAAGCGACCGGTGTGCCTATTGCCCGTATTTCAGCCAAGCTTGCGGTGGGTTATACTTTAAGCGAAATTCCCGGTGCTAAATTTGGTGAAACAATGGCGGATTATAAGGCAGATATTGATTATATCGTTGCTAAAATTCCACGTTTTGCCTTTGAAAAATTCCCCGGTGCAAAAGATGAACTGACTACTGCTATGAAAAGTGTTGGTGAAATCATGTCTATCGGTAAAAGCTTCCAAGAGGCGATGCAAAAAGGTTTACGCTCTTTAGAAGTCAAAGCAACAGGGTTTTCTAATATCTTTAAAACTAAATTGCCAGAAAAAGAAGAAATTTTGGCAAAATTGCGTGTGCCTAATTCTCAGCGTATTTTTTACCTGCGTCTTGCCATGCTTTCCGGAATGAGCATTCAAGAGCTTTATGAAATTACTTCCATTACTCCTTGGTTTTTGGAACAGCTTAAAGAGCTTCTTGTTTTTGAACAGAAATTAGAGGGCTTTGCTCTTGCAAATTCAATGACTTCAGACAACGAAGAGTTGGGAGTCTTGTTTAAACGAGCTAAAGAACTTGGTTTTTCCGATGCTCAACTCTCAGAAATCTGGAAGCGTCCTGAAGCTGATATTCGTTCTTTGCGTAAAGCCTTTAATATCTTGCCTTCTTATTACCCCGTTCGTACTTATGCCGGTAAAATAGACGAAAAAAATACTGTTGGAACTCCTTATTTTTACTCAAGTTATGTTGGTAAAGAGCGTCCGGTTTTATCTGATCAGAAAAAAGTAATTATTTTAGGTGGCGGACCAAACCGTATTGGACAAGGTATTGAATTTGATTACTGTTGTTGTCATGCCTCTTTTGTTCTTAAAGAACTCGGAGTTTGTTCAATAATGGTTAACTCAAACCCCGAAACGGTTTCAACAGACTTTGACTCTTCAGACCGCTTATACTTTGAGCCTTTGACCTTTGAAGATGTTATGAACATCATAGAGTTTGAAAACCCTTACGGAGTGGTTGTTCAATTTGGCGGTCAAACCCCGCTGAACCTTGCCGTACCGTTATTCCGTGCCGGAGTAAATATTTTAGGCTCAAGCCCTGATGCGATTGACCGTGCGGAAGATCGTGAACGTTTTGTCGCTCTTATTACTAAACTTGGTTTACGCCAACCTGCCAGTGGAACAGCGTTTTCATTTAAAGAAGCCGCGTTAATTGCCGAAAAAATCGGTTATCCCGTGGTTGTACGTCCTTCTTATGTGCTTGGTGGGCGTGCCATGATGGTTGTTTACGATGAAGCGGAGTTAAACGCATATTTTGTTGAAACAGTAGGACAAGTTAAACCGGAACACCCGATTTTAATTGACCATTTCTTGGAAAGTGCGATTGAGGTAGATGTTGATGCCTTAAGTAACGGTAAAGAAACTTATGTTGCCGGAATTATGGAACATATCGAAGAAGCCGGAATCCACTCCGGCGACTCTGCTTGCGTTCTTCCTCCACATACCTTGACCTCAAGTATTGTCGATGAACTTGCCGCACAAGCTAAGTTGCTTGCCGAAGAATTAAGGGTTGTCGGAATGATGAACGTTCAGTTTGCCATTAAAGACGGTCAAATTTATATCCTCGAAGTTAACCCTCGTGCAAGCCGTACTGTGCCTTTCGTTTCTAAAGCGAGCGATGTGCCTTTAGCCGGTTTGGCGATGAGGGTTATGCTTGGCAAGAGTTTAGCCGAGCTTAAATCAAGTTTACAACCGAAAAAATCTTTTGTTTCGGTTAAAGAAGCGGTCTTCCCGTTTGGACGTTTCCCGGGAGTTGATATTATTCTCGGACCTGAAATGCGTTCTACCGGTGAAGTTATGGGAATTGCACAAGGTTTTGAAGAAGCCTATATTAAGGCTTTACTCGGAGCCGGGTTAAAATTACCTGAAAAAGGCAGGGTATTTATTTCTGTAAATGATAGAGATAAAGCCTTTGTTTTAGATGTTGCAAAACTTTATGCGGAACTTGGTTATGAGCTACTTGCCACTAGTGGAACAGTAAAAGTATTTGAAAACGCCGGAATACCTTGCACAAAAGTGCTTAAGGTCTATGAAGGTCGTCCAAATATAGTGGATCGTATTAAAAATAACGAAGTTGCCTTGGTAATTAATACTGCCTCAGGAAAAAGCACGGTGCAGGATTCAAAAGCCATACGTCAAACAACGATTTTATACGGCGTTCCTTATTTTACGACTCTGTCCGGTGCAAAAACAGCGGCTCTTGGTTTGCGTTTTGTTAAAAAACATGGTCTTAATATTAAGAGCATTCAAGAATATCACAAAATATAA
- the tsaB gene encoding tRNA (adenosine(37)-N6)-threonylcarbamoyltransferase complex dimerization subunit type 1 TsaB, whose product MNNFDMNNNELILVLNCVEGNIQVVLGETQPVNIPVNIPVNINGVGSFKQNLLYTSTWSGGSQGVEKLAPNLSFAFEQVGRNIQELTKIGVICGAGSFTGIRLGLTTASALKRSTNAKLSGLVFSDCLAYSLEECLPENSVLAVVCAARTNLVYLNIFQKLGNKLTLLTEQIPLVLSTEQTVEKIQTVLTAQKIKLSLKGLPLYFVGSALLKSREIFQTAFSDATLLSADYNLPSPYILLNLAFNAKVEDEDLEPLYLRSSDAEDNIGQIAKGLGLDPLEAEKKLNQLKNSVEHIES is encoded by the coding sequence ATGAATAATTTTGATATGAATAATAATGAATTGATTTTAGTTTTAAATTGTGTCGAAGGTAATATCCAAGTTGTGCTTGGCGAGACGCAACCCGTTAATATACCCGTTAATATACCCGTTAATATAAATGGTGTTGGGTCTTTTAAGCAAAATCTTTTATATACTTCAACTTGGTCCGGTGGCAGTCAGGGTGTGGAAAAATTAGCACCAAATTTAAGCTTTGCCTTTGAGCAAGTAGGGCGAAATATTCAAGAGCTAACAAAAATCGGCGTAATATGCGGTGCGGGTTCGTTTACGGGAATACGCCTCGGGCTTACTACTGCCTCTGCTTTAAAGCGTTCTACAAATGCTAAACTTTCCGGTTTAGTTTTTTCAGATTGTTTGGCGTATAGTCTTGAAGAGTGTTTGCCTGAAAATAGCGTTTTGGCGGTTGTTTGTGCGGCTCGTACAAATTTGGTGTATCTTAACATATTTCAAAAACTTGGCAATAAACTTACTTTGTTGACGGAACAGATTCCCTTGGTTTTATCTACGGAACAGACTGTTGAAAAAATTCAAACGGTTTTAACAGCTCAAAAAATAAAGCTTTCTTTAAAAGGACTACCTTTATATTTTGTAGGGTCGGCACTGTTAAAAAGCCGTGAAATTTTTCAAACGGCGTTTTCTGATGCAACTTTGTTGAGTGCTGATTATAATTTGCCTTCTCCTTATATTTTATTAAATTTAGCGTTTAACGCAAAGGTAGAAGACGAAGACCTTGAACCTCTTTATCTGCGTTCATCAGATGCAGAGGATAATATTGGGCAAATAGCCAAAGGGCTTGGTTTAGACCCTTTAGAGGCGGAGAAAAAGCTTAACCAGCTTAAAAATAGTGTTGAGCATATTGAGAGTTGA
- the selD gene encoding selenide, water dikinase SelD produces the protein MSALGSDDYAERLLSNSSHHEDAAIVKMPDLEWWRKDNSLPDNLLGFELEHKTTKLALAQTVDILSPLVNDPFQFGEVAATNALSDIYAMGGRPWSAMNILSFSSCEFELEVASAILNGGAEKLKEAGVVLAGGHTLEDSEIKYGLSVTGCVDPSNFASNSGLQTGDLIIITKPLGTGVLSTAIKGELDDEYRTLEKEVYIWASLLNALPAKLIRSFKLKAATDITGFGVGGHLMEMAEASGKQIVLYADKLPLMSKVQDFAEMGLLPAACHANRHYCVEEKAGLEIADNLPLSLSDLCFDPQSSGGIALAVPENKLKEIETILLDNGHLATLIAEVKNLNKTDKLVLIK, from the coding sequence TTGAGTGCTTTAGGGTCTGATGATTATGCCGAGCGTCTTTTATCAAATAGTTCGCATCATGAAGATGCGGCTATTGTAAAGATGCCCGATCTTGAGTGGTGGCGTAAAGACAACTCGTTACCTGATAATTTATTAGGGTTTGAGCTTGAACATAAAACTACCAAACTTGCTCTAGCACAAACAGTAGATATTTTAAGTCCTTTGGTGAACGACCCGTTTCAATTTGGAGAAGTCGCCGCCACTAACGCCTTGTCTGATATTTATGCGATGGGTGGGCGTCCTTGGTCGGCGATGAATATTTTAAGTTTTTCTTCTTGCGAGTTTGAATTGGAAGTTGCGTCGGCTATTTTAAACGGCGGGGCGGAAAAACTCAAAGAGGCCGGGGTGGTTTTAGCCGGCGGTCATACTTTAGAAGACAGCGAAATAAAATATGGATTGTCCGTAACGGGTTGTGTTGACCCCTCAAATTTTGCAAGCAATTCAGGGTTACAAACAGGCGATCTTATTATTATTACAAAACCTTTGGGGACGGGCGTTTTATCAACGGCTATCAAGGGCGAGTTAGATGATGAATATCGGACTCTTGAAAAAGAAGTATATATTTGGGCAAGTTTGTTAAACGCTTTACCCGCCAAATTAATTCGATCTTTTAAGTTAAAAGCGGCAACAGACATCACCGGCTTTGGAGTTGGCGGTCATTTAATGGAAATGGCGGAAGCTTCGGGAAAACAAATTGTATTGTATGCTGATAAGTTACCGCTTATGTCAAAGGTTCAAGACTTTGCGGAAATGGGGCTTTTGCCTGCCGCTTGTCATGCGAATCGGCATTATTGTGTGGAAGAAAAAGCCGGGTTGGAAATTGCCGATAATTTACCGTTAAGTTTAAGCGATTTGTGTTTTGACCCTCAAAGTTCAGGTGGAATAGCCTTGGCAGTTCCAGAAAACAAACTAAAAGAAATTGAAACAATCTTATTGGATAACGGACACTTGGCAACACTGATCGCAGAGGTAAAAAACCTTAATAAAACCGATAAGTTGGTTTTGATAAAATAA
- the hisG gene encoding ATP phosphoribosyltransferase, whose product MSCVNDNALIKFGIPKGSLEQATIALFAKSGWKINLRHRNYFPEIDDSEISARLCRSQEMPTYIADGILDAGLAGKDWILESGADVFVLSDLVYSKASNRPAKWVLAVAGDSPFHKPEDLAGCRIATEIMGLTKKYFDDKNIPIKLQYSWGATEAKVVEGLADAIVEVTETGTTIHAHGLRIIDEVLSSNTQLIVNKKAWEDPKKRKKIEQINLLLQGALKAESMVGLKMNVPSKSLATVLTIIPALNSPTVSPLQDSEWHALEIIVKTHIVRDLIPQLVEAGAQGIIEYPLNKVI is encoded by the coding sequence ATGTCTTGTGTTAATGATAATGCTTTAATTAAATTTGGTATTCCAAAAGGTTCTCTTGAACAAGCAACCATCGCTTTATTTGCCAAGTCTGGCTGGAAAATAAATCTTAGACATCGCAATTATTTCCCTGAAATTGACGACTCTGAAATTAGTGCGAGACTTTGTCGTTCTCAAGAAATGCCGACTTATATCGCAGACGGTATTTTAGATGCGGGTTTAGCGGGAAAAGATTGGATTTTAGAAAGCGGCGCCGATGTCTTTGTTTTATCTGACCTTGTTTATTCCAAAGCCAGTAATCGCCCGGCAAAATGGGTTTTAGCCGTTGCCGGAGATTCGCCTTTTCATAAACCCGAAGATTTAGCGGGTTGTCGTATTGCTACAGAAATTATGGGCTTAACAAAAAAATATTTTGACGATAAAAATATTCCGATTAAATTGCAATATTCTTGGGGGGCGACCGAAGCTAAAGTTGTAGAAGGTTTAGCTGATGCTATCGTTGAAGTTACTGAAACCGGAACAACAATTCATGCTCACGGTTTGCGTATTATTGACGAAGTTTTAAGTAGTAATACCCAGTTGATTGTTAATAAAAAAGCTTGGGAAGACCCTAAAAAGCGTAAAAAAATAGAACAAATCAACTTGCTTTTACAAGGTGCGTTAAAAGCAGAATCTATGGTTGGTCTTAAAATGAACGTTCCAAGCAAGTCGTTGGCAACTGTTTTAACGATTATCCCTGCTTTAAATTCGCCGACCGTTTCTCCTTTGCAAGATTCTGAGTGGCATGCTTTAGAAATTATTGTTAAAACTCATATCGTTAGAGATTTAATTCCGCAATTGGTTGAAGCCGGAGCTCAAGGTATTATTGAGTATCCTTTAAACAAAGTTATTTAA
- the hisI gene encoding phosphoribosyl-AMP cyclohydrolase, translated as MNDIKNTQSIFIEKNNSLSPNFSKSELLPVIAQCADSGVVLMLAYMNKDAWELSLKTGEAHYFSRSRNKIWHKGESSGHVQRIKNIRIDCDEDTILLLVEQKGGAACHVGYKSCFYRERAKNAETLICSELIFDPKEIYK; from the coding sequence ATGAATGACATCAAAAACACACAAAGTATATTTATTGAAAAAAACAATAGCCTTTCTCCAAACTTTTCAAAGTCCGAATTGTTACCAGTAATTGCACAGTGTGCGGATAGTGGCGTTGTGCTGATGCTTGCTTATATGAACAAAGATGCTTGGGAGCTTAGCCTTAAAACAGGCGAAGCTCATTATTTTAGTCGTAGCCGCAATAAAATTTGGCATAAAGGCGAAAGTTCCGGGCATGTACAACGTATAAAAAATATTCGCATTGATTGTGATGAAGATACTATTTTGCTTTTAGTGGAACAAAAGGGCGGTGCTGCTTGTCATGTTGGTTATAAAAGTTGTTTTTACAGAGAACGTGCAAAAAACGCCGAAACACTTATTTGTTCTGAATTAATTTTTGATCCTAAGGAGATTTATAAATAA
- a CDS encoding glutaredoxin family protein: protein MQSCTLYALSTCSHCKKTKSLLEELAVSMNCIYVDTLEGTERQNAIATVKKVNPKVSFPTVVFENCDKVIVGFEPEEIREFVGNGQ from the coding sequence ATGCAAAGTTGTACTCTTTATGCCCTTTCGACCTGTTCTCATTGTAAAAAAACTAAAAGTTTATTAGAAGAACTCGCTGTTTCCATGAACTGTATCTATGTTGATACACTTGAGGGAACAGAACGTCAAAACGCTATCGCCACCGTAAAAAAAGTCAACCCCAAAGTTTCTTTCCCTACTGTTGTCTTTGAAAACTGCGATAAAGTTATTGTGGGCTTTGAACCGGAAGAAATTAGGGAGTTTGTGGGAAATGGACAATAA
- a CDS encoding ferredoxin-thioredoxin reductase catalytic domain-containing protein codes for MDNKTAKPNDPITLLNILKPIQEKKGYYFNAEEATTLELLESLLKTKERYGYMTCPCRLANGNRADDADIICPCVYREEDVKEFGSCYCNLYVSAEWNENKISHKAVPERRPPEKIKW; via the coding sequence ATGGACAATAAAACCGCTAAGCCCAATGACCCTATTACCCTTTTAAATATTCTTAAACCCATTCAAGAAAAAAAGGGATATTATTTTAATGCCGAAGAGGCAACCACTCTTGAATTACTTGAATCTCTTTTAAAAACCAAAGAAAGATACGGTTATATGACCTGCCCCTGTCGCCTCGCCAATGGAAACAGAGCTGATGATGCCGATATTATTTGCCCTTGTGTTTATCGGGAAGAAGACGTAAAAGAGTTTGGCTCTTGTTACTGTAATTTATATGTTAGTGCTGAGTGGAACGAAAACAAAATATCCCATAAAGCCGTTCCGGAACGCAGACCACCCGAAAAAATTAAGTGGTAA
- the lgt gene encoding prolipoprotein diacylglyceryl transferase, giving the protein MIVLSPIDPVAFSLGPLAVRWYGLSYLVGLSVAWWLGRYRAKQPNSYLKPAFIEDLVIYSAFGVLIGGRLGYILFYNFQHYLSHPLDIFSVWEGGMSFHGGVLGVICTVFLFSYLKYKDPIKVADFACPCIPPGLFFGRLGNFINSELWGRPTDAPWGVVFPNIGYPPRHPSQLYEALLEGLVLFIILWIYSSKPRKRFGPSGLFLLGYGVARFIVEFYREPDLQLGYIGFNWLTMGQLLSIPMILIGGAMLYYAEKVEK; this is encoded by the coding sequence ATGATCGTCTTATCTCCTATTGATCCCGTAGCTTTTAGCCTTGGACCACTCGCCGTGCGTTGGTATGGCTTAAGTTATCTTGTCGGGCTAAGCGTTGCTTGGTGGCTCGGGCGTTATCGTGCTAAACAACCAAACAGCTATCTAAAACCGGCTTTTATCGAAGACTTGGTTATTTATTCGGCATTTGGCGTTTTAATAGGCGGACGACTTGGTTATATTCTTTTTTATAACTTTCAACATTATCTCAGCCACCCTTTAGATATATTTTCGGTTTGGGAAGGTGGAATGTCTTTTCATGGCGGAGTACTAGGCGTAATTTGCACTGTTTTTCTTTTCAGTTATTTAAAATATAAAGACCCGATTAAAGTTGCCGACTTCGCTTGCCCTTGTATTCCCCCCGGACTTTTTTTCGGACGCCTCGGAAATTTTATCAATAGTGAGCTTTGGGGACGACCCACAGATGCACCTTGGGGCGTAGTTTTTCCTAATATCGGATACCCCCCACGCCACCCTTCGCAATTATACGAAGCCCTTTTAGAAGGCTTAGTTTTGTTTATAATACTTTGGATTTATTCCAGTAAACCAAGAAAACGCTTTGGACCTTCGGGCTTATTTTTATTAGGCTATGGAGTCGCTCGTTTTATTGTCGAATTTTACCGTGAACCAGACTTACAACTGGGCTATATTGGCTTTAACTGGCTGACTATGGGACAACTTCTTTCTATTCCGATGATCCTAATCGGAGGGGCCATGTTGTATTACGCTGAAAAAGTAGAAAAATAA
- a CDS encoding polysaccharide deacetylase family protein, with protein MFKLKLKHSLLLVGFIFCVIFLVVKNIEAQKSQSEPSNAGLAPISNLVLNSTEKAEGETEIQGTIAPEFNSETTCPKLISEWRESSNSSLKPREWSETLTGIDSRLPFSVVRSGKYHEKSGEHIEYEAPVVALTLDACSGMKNGNYDEGLLQTLESLKIRATFFVTPSWIKHNQAVFQRIAENPLFEIASHGLTHRPASVNGKSVYNIQGTRSVEELCAEIIESRRQIYQYGLLQHNKKISWFRSGTAFYDEVAVNFIHFADYRIAGYSITLDQGATLNAHEVEKRTLQSKGGDILLAHFHRPQSGTGAGLVKALPQLLERGFVFVTLSEAFGKK; from the coding sequence ATGTTTAAATTAAAACTAAAGCATAGTCTGCTTTTAGTCGGTTTCATTTTTTGTGTTATATTTTTGGTTGTAAAAAATATAGAGGCACAAAAAAGTCAATCAGAACCGTCAAATGCGGGTCTCGCTCCTATATCTAACCTTGTCTTAAACTCAACAGAAAAAGCTGAAGGCGAAACTGAAATACAAGGAACTATAGCACCTGAGTTTAATTCAGAAACAACTTGCCCTAAGTTAATTTCCGAGTGGCGAGAGTCATCTAATAGTTCTTTAAAACCTAGAGAATGGTCTGAAACCTTAACGGGAATTGACTCTCGTTTACCTTTTTCGGTTGTAAGAAGCGGTAAATATCATGAAAAATCAGGGGAGCATATTGAGTATGAGGCCCCCGTTGTGGCTCTTACTTTAGATGCTTGTAGTGGTATGAAAAACGGAAATTATGACGAAGGTTTATTGCAAACGTTAGAGAGTTTAAAAATTCGGGCAACTTTTTTTGTTACGCCCTCGTGGATAAAACATAATCAAGCAGTATTTCAACGTATCGCCGAAAACCCCTTATTTGAAATCGCTTCCCACGGTTTGACTCATCGTCCTGCCTCCGTTAATGGAAAATCTGTTTATAATATTCAAGGAACTCGCTCAGTTGAAGAACTTTGTGCTGAAATAATTGAGAGTCGTAGGCAGATTTATCAATATGGACTGTTGCAACATAATAAAAAAATCTCTTGGTTTCGCTCGGGAACGGCGTTTTATGACGAAGTTGCCGTAAATTTTATTCATTTTGCGGATTATCGTATCGCAGGATATAGCATTACCTTAGATCAAGGGGCAACTTTAAACGCCCATGAAGTAGAAAAACGCACTTTACAAAGCAAAGGTGGCGATATTCTACTTGCTCATTTTCACAGACCGCAAAGCGGAACCGGTGCCGGCTTAGTCAAGGCTTTACCCCAACTTTTAGAACGTGGTTTTGTATTCGTAACCTTATCGGAAGCATTCGGGAAGAAGTAG